CCTCCAGACTTGGAGAAGGAACAAAAGTGATCATGACTAAAAATCTAAATCCAGTTGATGCCGTGAACTAAAGGTGGCGCTATTGACATGGTAACACGCCTGTCTGAAATGAATTTGCCACGTTTCCCTTTGTTATCGGAAGAGGAAATGGTCAGTTTACTGACTAAAGCTAAAAATGGTGATGCTTCTGCCCGGGAAACTTTAATCAATTGTAACCTTAAGCTTGTTTTCAACCTGGTTCAGCGTTTTGAAAACCGAGGTTATGAATTGGAGGATTTGTTTCAAATTGGCACTATCGGTTTAATGAAAGCCATTGATAAATTCGATTTCAGCTATAATGTTAAATTTTCAACTTATGCTGTGCCGATGATTATTGGGGAAATTAGGCGTTTCCTGCGGGATGATAGCCCGGTCAAAGTAAGCAGAGCCGTTAAGGAAACGGCTTACAAGATTCATCGTACGAGGGAAAACCTGATTAAAGAACTGGGAAGAGAGCCTACCATTAGTGAGATAGCGGAAAGGTTGGAAGTTCCCAGGGAAGAAATAATTAATGCTATGGAAGCTGTTCAGATGCCAACATCAATCCATGAGACATTATATCAGGATGAAGGGGATCCGATTTACATTTTGGATCAGTTAAGTGATGAAAAGGAACAGGAAAGTTGGTTTGACAAAATTGCCTTGAAAGAAGTTTTAAAAAAATTGCCTGAAAAGCATCGTCAGGTTATTTTACTGCGTTTTTTCCAAGACAAAACTCAAATCGAGGTTGCCCAAGTAGTGGGGCTATCGCAGGTTCAGGTTTCAAGGATTGAACGGCAAGCACTGAAAAATATTAAAGAATTGTTAAACAGCGATACATGTTTTACTAAGCAGCAGGCTAAATAACCTGCTGTTTTTTGCTGACATAAAAACGACTTAGAAATGAAATACTAACTCTAGATTATTTCCAAAGGAGGTATGACAGATGCATGTAAAAATCGTTGAATTGCTTGGTGAGTCTGATATTAGTTGGAAAGATGCCGTACAGAGAGCGGTAAAGGAAGCTTCCAGAGAGATTCCTAATATTACGGGTGTCGAAATTTACAACTTGACTGCAGGTGTAGAAAACGGAAGACTTACAGAGTTTAAGGCCAATGTTAAAGTTGCCTGTGCAGATGATGGGTTTTAATTATTTGATGACTGGTATTAAAACCAGTCATTTTTTAATCGCCTGGGAAATTATGCTGGTAAATTTCCAAGAGGTGGGGTTGTTAGGGAGAACCCCCCTTTATGTTATTAAGTGGTGTTACAGCGGGCGTCCCAGGGGACCATTGGGTACCCTGGGAAAAAACAAAGCATTACGTCTCAAATGCTTTTGTTCCGCTGCGGACAAGGATTGGTACTGAGTATAAAGACGCACTTCTGAGAAAAAATAAATTAGGGAGGTGGTACTTTAATGGTAAAGAGCTGGAAGGAGCAAATGGAATTACAGGAGCAAATAAAAAAGAGTCAACAGCAGTACCAGCAGGCACAATATCAGCAGATGGTCAATGCGGTTAAACCTAAGCCTCCGTTGGTGCGAAACGCTGTGGGAGCTTTTCTGGTTGGAGGCATGATATGCTTAATTGCTCAGTTGTTTTTAAATGCTTTTGTCGGACTGGGTTTACCCCAGAAAGAAGCCAGCACGGCCACAACGGTTGTTATGGTTTTTCTGGGCGCCTTACTTACAGGAGTTGGCATTTATGATAACATTGCCAAATTTGCAGGAGCAGGTTCGATTATACCAATTACCGGTTTTGCCAATTCAATCGTATCCCCTGCTTTAGAATTTAAAAGGGAGGGGTTTGTATACGGCGTAGCAGCCAAGATGTTCACCATCGCTGGTCCGGTATTGGCCTATGGCTTTTTAGTTTCTATAATAGTTGGCCTCATCTACTATCTTTTGTAGCCAAGGATAGCAAAATTTCCTTTACCAGGAGGCAAGCATGAGTCAAGCTAGCAAAAAAATAGGAAAGCAAACGATAAAATTTGCAAATCCTCCTTATATTATTGCATCGGCTGCCATCGTAGGACCTAAAGAAGGCGAAGGACCGCTGCGAAATTATTTTGACGTGATCAGCGACGATACTTATTTTGGTCAAAAGAGTTGGGAAAAAGCGGAACAATTCTTACTCGAGGAGACAATGAAAAAAGCCTTGCAAAAGGCCGACTTATTGCCAGAAAAAATAGATTATATGCTGGCAGGGGACCTTTTGAACCAAACTATCAGCGCAAATTATACTGCCCGTCAACTTGGCATACCTTTTTTAGGCCTTTATGGAGCTTGTTCTACAATGTGCGAAAGTATGGCTCTGGCGGCTATTCTAGTTGACGGTGGTTTTGCCGACTATGTGTTAGCAGCTACTTCCAGCCATTACTCTACGGCTGAAAGGCAGTACCGTTTCCCAACGGAGCAAGGCGTGCAGCGTCCGCCCAGTGCCCAGCGGACGGTGACCGGTTCCGGAGCTGTGGTAGTGGCCAGACAAGGCAAAGGACCAAGAATTACTTATGCCACCATTGGCAAAGTAATTGATTTAGGAATGAAGGATGCCAATGATATGGGCAGTGCAATGGCTCCTGCTGCTACAGATACTATTGTCCGTCATTTCGAGGATACCGGCAGGGGACCCGATGATTACGATTTGATCATTACCGGAGATTTAGCGACCATTGGACATGCTTTGACAATTCAATTGGCTAAGCAGCAAGGTTATAATTTGGAAAAAAATTATACCGATTGTGGTATTTTGATTTTTGACCCATCCCAGGACACCCATGCCGGGGGGAGTGGCTGCGGCTGTTCAGCAGTGGTTACTGCTGGATATCTTTTAAAGGAAATGCAAAATGGCAAATACAGGAAAATCTTAGGAGTTGGTACCGGAGCTCTACTGAGCCCTTGCGCTGTTCAGCAAGGTGAATCAATACCTGGAATAGGTCATGCAGTGGCCATAGAATTCTAACAGGCAGGAGGCAAATCAATGTCTTTATTAATGGCATTTTTAATCGGAGGGGCAATTTGCTTGGTGGGACAGTTAATTATGGATCTCACTCCTTTTAATGTAACACCTGGCCATGTGCTTGTTGGCTATGTCTGTGCCGGTGCTATAATCAGCGCTTTAAATCTCTATCAACCGCTGGTTGACTTAGGAGGTGCAGGAGCAACTATCCCCTTAAGCGGATTTGGGCATGCTTTGGCACAAGGGGCTATAGAGGGAGCGAGAAGTAATGGACTTCTTGGTGTTTTTGGTGGCGGCTTGGAAGCAACGGCAGTAGGTATAGCAGCTGCCGTAGTTTTTGGCTATATTGTAGCAGTAATATTTAATCCTCAAGGATAAGGGAGACTACAACGGGGAATGGAGACTGCCAGACGAAAAGTAATTGTAATAACCGATGGAGACAAAATAGCTAAAAAAGCGGTTGAGCAGGTTGCCCGGAGGGTAAGCGGAAGGTGTATATCCTTGTCGGCCGGTAATCCGACCCCTTTGACTGGTCCGGAAATAGTGGAATTAATTAAAGCAGCAAAATATGACCCCGTGTTAGTAATGTTGGACGACAAAGGGAGCAGCAAAAAGGGCAAAGGGGAAAAAGCCCTGGAGTATATTGCCAAACATCCGGATATTGAGATCTTGGGAGTTGTAGCAGTTGCCTCCAATACTGACCATACACAAGGTGTTGTAGTAGACAATTCTATTACGAAGGAAGGAGAAGTTGTTACCCAGGCAGTGGATAAACACGGTAATCCGAAAGTATTTAATGGTGCCGTGCTGGAAGGGGATACGGTAGATATTTTAAATGAACTTGACATACCCGTGATTATTGGAACCGGTGATACAGGCAAAATGGATGGTGCTGATTCACTGAAAAAGAAAGTACCCATAACGACTAAAGCGGTAGAAGAAATATTATTTAGGAGTGGGTATAAATATGGCCATTACTGATGAGCAAGTTAAAGTTTCAAAGAAATTAGAAATTAATATTGACTGGCTGAGCAGGGAATTAGGCGTAGGAAAAAGTTTTGATGTGATTTGCCGGGAAATTAGTTTTGCGGGAAAAGATGCCGCTTTATTCTTTGTGGATGGTTTTGCCAAAGACCAAATAATGATGTATGTTTTGAGAAGTTTGGCTTTGGTGAAACGGGAAGATTTAGCGCCCGATACATTTAAAAAACTGCTTAAGCAATACATTAACTATATTGAAGTGGAGACAACAGATGATTTACACGAAGTAGTAGACAAGGTATTGGCGGGTCCCATAGCTTTGGTGGTAGATGGGATCGAAGAAGTTATTATCATTGATGCGCGGGAATATCCGGTACGCGGCTTGGAAGAACCGGATCTGGAAAGGGTCGTGAGAGGTTCCAGGGATGGATTTGTGGAAACTATTGTGTTTAACACTGCTTTGATTAGACGTAGAATACGAGATCCCAAATTGCGCACGGAGATTTTACAAGCGGGGCAACGTTCAAAAACCGATATTTGTGTTGTGTATATTGAAGATATTGCTAATCCCGAACTGGTTGAGCAGGTAAAAGAAAAAATTAAAGCTATCAAAATGGACGGGCTGCCAATGGCTGAAAAGTCGGTGGAAGAACTGATTGCACCGGGCAGCAATTGGAATCCTTATCCTACCGTTAGGTATACGGAGCGGGCCGATGTAGCTGCGGTCCACCTTTTGGAAGGACATGTTTTAGTAATAGTAGATACTTCGCCCAGTGTAATGATTCTTCCGGCTACATTTTTTCACCATGTTCAACATGCAGAAGAATTCAGGCAAAGTCCTGCGGTTGGTTTTTTTCAACGCTGGGTAAGATACGCAGGAATCTTTTTAGCGTTAATCGGAGTGCCCCTGTACCTGTTGGTTTCCATGCATCCGGAATTACTTCCTCCGGCTTTAAAGTTTTTAGGCCCTTCCAAGGTGGGGAAGATAGGGTTGATGTGGCAGTTCCTGTTTGCCGAATTTGGCATCAATTTAATGCGCATGGCTGCAATCCATACTCCATCAGCCTTAGCTACGGCATTGGGCTTAATTGCGGCTGTTTTAATCGGGCAAGTAGCCATAGATATTGGCCTTTTTGCCCCCGAAACAGTACTTTACCTGTCCGTAGCAGCGGTTGGCACTTTTGCGACTCCCAGCTTTGAATTAGGAATGGCCAACACTTTAGCAAGAATCGTACTGATTGTTATTACCGGGTTGTTCGGGGTGCCTGGCTTTGCCATTGGTGTTCTAGGTTTATTAGCCTTTTTGGCTATGACCAAATCTTTTGGCGTTCCCTATTTGTGGCCTTTGATTCCCTTTAATTTTCAAGCTATGAAATCCATCTTGCTCAGGCCGCCAATCCCCATCCAAAACACCAGACCTAGTATTTTACGTCCCATCGATCGCAGCCGACAGCCCGCGCCTGCTCTTAAGCCGGGAAAAGAAGCTGAAAAAAGCAAAAATGGTAAGGAAAAAGAATAAAGTGCCGGTTTCCCGGCATTTTATATTTTGAATTTTAATTGCTATTTAAATTTGGTATTATAAGGTATAATATTACCCAAATCTGGATAGAAAGTTTAGGCGAGGAGGGAGACCGATGACCATCTCTTATTTGGATATGCTGGGCCGATTGATTTTGGCTACTATTTTAGGTGGTATCATTGGTTACGAACGGGAAAGCAGTCATCATTACGCAGGTTTACGTACCCATATGCTGGTTTCAGTGAGCGCAGCACTAATTGGGCTGGGTTCCATAATCCTTTTTAATCAGTATAAACACATGACTACCATGGATCCGCTCAGGGTAGGAGCCCAGGTTATTTCGGGGATTGGCTTTTTGGGAGCCGGTGCTATTTTGAAAACCGGGTCTACCATTCGCGGGCTAACAACAGCAGCCAGCCTGTGGGGTGTAGCCGCTATAGGGTTATTTACTGGGCTAGGAATAGTAATACCTACTTTAATGGCTACTTTAATTATCTATTTATCCCTGGATCTTGCCAAATATACAGACCACCTGGTACAAAAAAAAGCCTTCCTTTCCATAGATATTTTTGCTGAAGATGTCATCGGGCAAATTGGGGAAATTGGTTCCATACTCTTTAATCACGGCGTCAGTATCAAAAAAATCAACATTGAAAATCTAGATGGCAATGAGATTATAATTCATCTTTTGGTGGAGGCCCCTCACTTGGAAAGTGTGGGAAGTCTAACCAAAGAATTGCAAAAAGCCAGTGGTGTAAAAAGCATAAATATAGAATAAACAGGTGCCGGCACTTTGTCTGTTTTTTTGTTAGTAGCACCCACGCTCCTGGACCAATGAGCTACAGCGGCTAACTTCACATAATTTTACATATTTCCTTGACAATCATTCGAAACTTTTTGGTTAAATTAATCTCGTAAGCACCAGATATAAAAATTAAGGAGGAATGATCTATTATGACAATGAAGAAAAAATTAGCTGTTGCCACTTTGGGTGCTATGTTTGTTGTTTCCTCAATAGGGTCTGCATTTGCAGCCCAAGCCTCGGTAAAATCCCAGCAGCCTTCAGGGAAAGCATATTTTTTTATGCAACGGTTGGATGAATTAGCTAAGGAAAAAGGGATCACGGTAGAGGAACTGAAAGCTCAGCTTGAGCAAGAGCGAGAAGCAAAGCTGGCTGAAATGGCGAAGGAAAAAGGTATTACGGTAGAAGAATTAAAAGCGCAAATGAAAGAAAAGGGATTTGGCAGAAAAGGAAAAGTAAATCTTGAGGAATTGGCCAAAGAAAAAGGGATCACGGTAGAGGAACTGAAAGCTCAGCTTGAGCAAGAGCGAGAAGCAAAGCTGGCTGAAATGGCGAAGGAAAAAGGAATTACGGTAGAAGAACTGAAGGCCCAATTGCAACAACAGCGCGAAGCTAAGCTGGAGGAAATTGCCAAGCAAAAAGGAATTTCCGTAGGGGAATTGAAAGCTCAATTTGAAGCTAACAGGAAAGCTAAATAATTTGCAGAGACAGTAAAGGGGGGCGTGTTTACAACCGCCCCTTTCACTTCATTTGCAACCCCTAATCCACACGGTGCTAATTTTTACAATTTCCCAAAATTTAAAGATAATTATCCCATAATTGTAATTTACTCTGTAATCGTACTTGCAACGTAAAATATTGGCAGCGGCTAAGAGAGGCAAAGGCAAAAATTCCATCTGCGGGGGTTATAAAAAATGCAAATGACTAAAAAAACAGGCATATGGCTTCTTATAGCGGTAGTAGTTGTATTTGGTGTTGTCCTGGGTTGGCGGTTATTCTCAGCTAGGAGCAAAGCAACTGCCCAGTCTTCCCGGATAATGACTGCGAGGGTAGAACGGGGGGATCTTGAGGTAAAGGTTTCCGGTACGGGCACTGTGGAGGCTGCTGTTTCAGAGGAAGTGCGTACTCAAATGAGCGGTACAATTACCCGATATGAAATGAAAGAAGGGCAGCAGGTCCAGGCAGGTCAAGTATTAGCTGAACTGGAAGTGGAGGATATGGGCCTGCAAATTGAGAAAGCACGGCTGAACATAGCCATTCAAGAGCGGGAGTTGGCTACACTGCGCCAGGAAAAAACGCAGCAAACGGTAAAAGCCCCGGGCAGCGGGGAGATAACCTGGCTGGTCAAGGAAGGCGACCAGGTGCAGAAGAACAATGTGATCGCGACCATCCAGGATCGCAACATGTTGGAAGCAGTAGGCAAATTCAATTCGGCGCAAGTAAAACATATTAAGATAGGCCAAAAGGCAGAGGTGCTCTTGCCGGAATTCTTTTCCACCGTACCGGCCAGGGTAGTAGAAGTTGACACTTATTCCAAGCCTGGAAGCTCAGGTTCTATCCTTTACGATGTTAAAGTGGAGCTAGACAACCCCGGTGCTCTTGATGCCGGTATGTTGGGCCAGCTCACAGTTTTTACTCCGGCGGGAGAGCAGCGGGCAGTGGAAGATGTCGCTCTCGCTAACCCTGAGGGTGTAGACGTGCGTGCTCCTATTTCCGGGAAAATCACGAGGCTGCAAGTGGACAGCGGAAAGACCGTTGAGAGCGGTCAGTTGTTAGCGGAGATTAATGATCCGGACCGCGCCGACGAGCTTGCGGATCAGATTGCCACCGCTGAATTGAAGCTCCAGCAAGCTCGTATTGATTTGGAGGAGAAGTTGCGCCAGCATACGGAGCAGACACAAAAAAGCCAGGTGCTGGCCCCTGTAAGCGGTATCGTGGTGCTGCCTGAGGAAGCAATCGGTGTAGGCGATGACGTGAACCAGGGTACAGTGCTCGGTACCATTGTAGATAATTCCCGGATGAAAGTAGTTATTCCGGTGGATGAGTTAGATGTAACTAAAGTTAAGCCCGGCCAGCAAGTCAGAATTACTGCAGATGCTTTAGAGGGTAAAGAATTCTCCGGACAGGTGGTGAGCGTGGCTTCGCAGGGTGTCAGCGAAAGCGGTGTGGCTACTTTTGATGTTTCTATAGCCATTGAGCCCGTGGAAGGCTTAAGAGTTGGTATGACAGTAAACGCGGATATTATCGTAGACCATCGCCAAAATACCCTGTTAGTCCCTATAGAAGCAGTACAGAAGCGGGGGAACCGGAGCATCGTGTTAGTGGCTGATAATGAGGAGAAGGATAACGCGGGAACATCCCGTCCGGTACAAGTTAAGACAGGCGCCTATGATACATCACGGATGGAGATCCTCGAGGGTTTAGAAGAAGGTCAGGAGGTTATAGTACAGAGCACAGGCAGCAGCAATGTCCAAAGACAAGGTGGGTTCTTCATGCCCGGCATGGGCGGCGGGCCTCCCCAAGGTTATAACCGCCAACAAGGGGGAAGTCAAGGCTCAAACCGCCAACAGGGGGGAGGACGATGATTCGGGTTGAGGAGCTCACTAAGGTTTATAAAATGGGGGGAATGGCAGTCGAAGTTTTGAGAGGAATAGATCTTACCGTTGATCAGGGAGAGTTTGTTGCCATAATCGGCCCGTCGGGCTCAGGAAAGTCTACGCTGATGAACATTCTCGGCTGTCTTGATGTACCTAGTTCGGGAAAGTATTGGTTGAATGGCAAGGAAATTAGCCTGTTAACAGATAACCAGCTGGCAGAAGTGCGCAATAAGCACATTGGTTTTGTCTTTCAAAGTTTTAACCTGCTGCCCCGTTTATCTGCATTGGAAAATGTGGAACGCCCATTGGTGTATCGCGGTATTGGACGGAAGGAACGCCGGAAACGGGCGATGGAAGCGCTGGCCAGGGTGGGGCTGAAGGACCGGATGTTTCACCGGCCCACCCAGCTTTCCGGCGGTCAGCAGCAGCGGGTTGCTATTGCCCGGGCTTTGGTAGGAGAGCCTGCCCTCATTTTGGCCGACGAACCTACCGGCAACTTAGACAGTGTTTCCGGTCGTGACGTGATGAAGCTGCTCACGGAACTTCATGCACAGGGGAGAACTATTGTGCTCATAACCCATGACCAGGGGGTGGCCCGTCAAGCCCAGCGTCAGGTCAAAATTCAAGACGGGCATATTGTAGACCAGGAGGAAGGAGTGAGCTCATGGGCTTAGGTCAAGCGGTTCGGCTGGCTTTGGCAGCCATCTATGCCAATAAATTGCGCTCCTTTCTTACTATGCTGGGTGTGATCATCGGCGTTTTTTCCGTAGTTGCACTGGTTTCTATCGGACAAGGGGCTACAAGCCAAGTTACCGAACAAGTCCAAGGGATGGGTTCCAACCTGGTAACTTTAAATATCCGGGGACGCGGGGCTGTCAGCAGCATCACTTATGACGAAGCCATGGAGCTGGCTGACAGACCGGGCGTCAGCGCTGTGGCCCCGGTGGTGAACGGCCAAGTGACGGTGAAATACGGCAATACAAGTTATGATACCTCCCTGGAAGGCACTACCCCTGACTATACTTCGGTACGGAATCATCCTGTGGAACAGGGCCGTTTCCTCACATTTACCGATGTAGAGAACCGGCAGAAAGTGGCGGTAGTCGGTACCGATGTAGTAAAAGAACTCTTTTCTGGGACTAACCCGCTGGGGCAGGAAATAAGGATAAATGGCTCAGCTTTTACTGTAATCGGCGTTTTGCAACAAAAAGGGGGCAGCATGGGTGGTTCGAACGACGACAAGGTGATTATACCTATCAGCACTGCCCAAAGACTATTGCGTAACGCCGGGGTCCGGACTGTATATATTCAAGCCCAGTCCCCCGAAGAGGTGGACCGGGTGGTGGCTGTTCTGGAGGCTACTATGCAGCGCCGCTTCCGGGATGAGGAGGCTTACCGGGTTTTTAACCAGGCTGAAATGTTAGAAACGGTAGGAGAGGTAACTGGTACCTTAACCCTGATGCTGGGAGGAATTGCCGGAATTTCCCTCTTGGTTGGAGGAATAGGAATCATGAACATCATGCTGGTTTCCGTAACTGAACGGACCCGGGAAATAGGAATTTGTAAAGCCCTGGGCGCAAAAAAGCGGGATATCATGCTGCAGTTTCTCGTAGAAGCTATAGTCATCAGCGCGACCGGCGGAGGTTTAGGTCTGGCTCTGGGGTATGGCTTGACCAGACTGATCAGCAAATTTGCGCAATTAACGACCGTATTTTCACCCCAGGTGATAGCAGTTGCGTTCGGCTTTTCCCTGCTGGTTGGCGTGTTTTTTGGTATCTACCCGGCCAACAAGGCTGCCAATCTAAGCCCCATAGAGGCGCTAAGGGCTGACTGAAGTTAAAACAGGCAAGAATTGTGGAGAGAGAAAAGAAGGGACGTGTTGTATGACGCGTCCTTTTGGTATACTTTAGCTAAGCCAAATGCCATGGAGGTTATAGAGATGTCTTATCGTATTTTTTTAGTTGAAGACGACGGTAATTTGAATGCACTGCTTGCCTCGTATTTAAATAAGGAAGGATGGGAGGTTCATACTTTCTTAACGGGGGAAGAGGCAAGACAAGTGATTTATGATCGGCCCCATCTATGGATTTTGGACATTATGCTGCCGGACGTAGATGGTTACCAATTGATCAGTGAA
This region of Zhaonella formicivorans genomic DNA includes:
- the sigF gene encoding RNA polymerase sporulation sigma factor SigF, which encodes MVTRLSEMNLPRFPLLSEEEMVSLLTKAKNGDASARETLINCNLKLVFNLVQRFENRGYELEDLFQIGTIGLMKAIDKFDFSYNVKFSTYAVPMIIGEIRRFLRDDSPVKVSRAVKETAYKIHRTRENLIKELGREPTISEIAERLEVPREEIINAMEAVQMPTSIHETLYQDEGDPIYILDQLSDEKEQESWFDKIALKEVLKKLPEKHRQVILLRFFQDKTQIEVAQVVGLSQVQVSRIERQALKNIKELLNSDTCFTKQQAK
- a CDS encoding dodecin family protein, whose product is MHVKIVELLGESDISWKDAVQRAVKEASREIPNITGVEIYNLTAGVENGRLTEFKANVKVACADDGF
- the spoVAC gene encoding stage V sporulation protein AC, which translates into the protein MVNAVKPKPPLVRNAVGAFLVGGMICLIAQLFLNAFVGLGLPQKEASTATTVVMVFLGALLTGVGIYDNIAKFAGAGSIIPITGFANSIVSPALEFKREGFVYGVAAKMFTIAGPVLAYGFLVSIIVGLIYYLL
- the spoVAD gene encoding stage V sporulation protein AD, whose product is MSQASKKIGKQTIKFANPPYIIASAAIVGPKEGEGPLRNYFDVISDDTYFGQKSWEKAEQFLLEETMKKALQKADLLPEKIDYMLAGDLLNQTISANYTARQLGIPFLGLYGACSTMCESMALAAILVDGGFADYVLAATSSHYSTAERQYRFPTEQGVQRPPSAQRTVTGSGAVVVARQGKGPRITYATIGKVIDLGMKDANDMGSAMAPAATDTIVRHFEDTGRGPDDYDLIITGDLATIGHALTIQLAKQQGYNLEKNYTDCGILIFDPSQDTHAGGSGCGCSAVVTAGYLLKEMQNGKYRKILGVGTGALLSPCAVQQGESIPGIGHAVAIEF
- the spoVAE gene encoding stage V sporulation protein AE is translated as MSLLMAFLIGGAICLVGQLIMDLTPFNVTPGHVLVGYVCAGAIISALNLYQPLVDLGGAGATIPLSGFGHALAQGAIEGARSNGLLGVFGGGLEATAVGIAAAVVFGYIVAVIFNPQG
- a CDS encoding stage V sporulation protein AE yields the protein METARRKVIVITDGDKIAKKAVEQVARRVSGRCISLSAGNPTPLTGPEIVELIKAAKYDPVLVMLDDKGSSKKGKGEKALEYIAKHPDIEILGVVAVASNTDHTQGVVVDNSITKEGEVVTQAVDKHGNPKVFNGAVLEGDTVDILNELDIPVIIGTGDTGKMDGADSLKKKVPITTKAVEEILFRSGYKYGHY
- a CDS encoding spore germination protein, with amino-acid sequence MAITDEQVKVSKKLEINIDWLSRELGVGKSFDVICREISFAGKDAALFFVDGFAKDQIMMYVLRSLALVKREDLAPDTFKKLLKQYINYIEVETTDDLHEVVDKVLAGPIALVVDGIEEVIIIDAREYPVRGLEEPDLERVVRGSRDGFVETIVFNTALIRRRIRDPKLRTEILQAGQRSKTDICVVYIEDIANPELVEQVKEKIKAIKMDGLPMAEKSVEELIAPGSNWNPYPTVRYTERADVAAVHLLEGHVLVIVDTSPSVMILPATFFHHVQHAEEFRQSPAVGFFQRWVRYAGIFLALIGVPLYLLVSMHPELLPPALKFLGPSKVGKIGLMWQFLFAEFGINLMRMAAIHTPSALATALGLIAAVLIGQVAIDIGLFAPETVLYLSVAAVGTFATPSFELGMANTLARIVLIVITGLFGVPGFAIGVLGLLAFLAMTKSFGVPYLWPLIPFNFQAMKSILLRPPIPIQNTRPSILRPIDRSRQPAPALKPGKEAEKSKNGKEKE
- a CDS encoding MgtC/SapB family protein; translated protein: MTISYLDMLGRLILATILGGIIGYERESSHHYAGLRTHMLVSVSAALIGLGSIILFNQYKHMTTMDPLRVGAQVISGIGFLGAGAILKTGSTIRGLTTAASLWGVAAIGLFTGLGIVIPTLMATLIIYLSLDLAKYTDHLVQKKAFLSIDIFAEDVIGQIGEIGSILFNHGVSIKKINIENLDGNEIIIHLLVEAPHLESVGSLTKELQKASGVKSINIE
- a CDS encoding efflux RND transporter periplasmic adaptor subunit, whose product is MQMTKKTGIWLLIAVVVVFGVVLGWRLFSARSKATAQSSRIMTARVERGDLEVKVSGTGTVEAAVSEEVRTQMSGTITRYEMKEGQQVQAGQVLAELEVEDMGLQIEKARLNIAIQERELATLRQEKTQQTVKAPGSGEITWLVKEGDQVQKNNVIATIQDRNMLEAVGKFNSAQVKHIKIGQKAEVLLPEFFSTVPARVVEVDTYSKPGSSGSILYDVKVELDNPGALDAGMLGQLTVFTPAGEQRAVEDVALANPEGVDVRAPISGKITRLQVDSGKTVESGQLLAEINDPDRADELADQIATAELKLQQARIDLEEKLRQHTEQTQKSQVLAPVSGIVVLPEEAIGVGDDVNQGTVLGTIVDNSRMKVVIPVDELDVTKVKPGQQVRITADALEGKEFSGQVVSVASQGVSESGVATFDVSIAIEPVEGLRVGMTVNADIIVDHRQNTLLVPIEAVQKRGNRSIVLVADNEEKDNAGTSRPVQVKTGAYDTSRMEILEGLEEGQEVIVQSTGSSNVQRQGGFFMPGMGGGPPQGYNRQQGGSQGSNRQQGGGR
- a CDS encoding ABC transporter ATP-binding protein, with product MIRVEELTKVYKMGGMAVEVLRGIDLTVDQGEFVAIIGPSGSGKSTLMNILGCLDVPSSGKYWLNGKEISLLTDNQLAEVRNKHIGFVFQSFNLLPRLSALENVERPLVYRGIGRKERRKRAMEALARVGLKDRMFHRPTQLSGGQQQRVAIARALVGEPALILADEPTGNLDSVSGRDVMKLLTELHAQGRTIVLITHDQGVARQAQRQVKIQDGHIVDQEEGVSSWA
- a CDS encoding ABC transporter permease is translated as MGLGQAVRLALAAIYANKLRSFLTMLGVIIGVFSVVALVSIGQGATSQVTEQVQGMGSNLVTLNIRGRGAVSSITYDEAMELADRPGVSAVAPVVNGQVTVKYGNTSYDTSLEGTTPDYTSVRNHPVEQGRFLTFTDVENRQKVAVVGTDVVKELFSGTNPLGQEIRINGSAFTVIGVLQQKGGSMGGSNDDKVIIPISTAQRLLRNAGVRTVYIQAQSPEEVDRVVAVLEATMQRRFRDEEAYRVFNQAEMLETVGEVTGTLTLMLGGIAGISLLVGGIGIMNIMLVSVTERTREIGICKALGAKKRDIMLQFLVEAIVISATGGGLGLALGYGLTRLISKFAQLTTVFSPQVIAVAFGFSLLVGVFFGIYPANKAANLSPIEALRAD